The following proteins are co-located in the Nomia melanderi isolate GNS246 chromosome 1, iyNomMela1, whole genome shotgun sequence genome:
- the tum gene encoding rac GTPase activating protein tumbleweed — protein sequence MTTSLSLLASHDEVVRCTDVLVNGACEEEFLQFAINQEEMRQKWLASIQECQRLHSALEKAHQEAADLDRKLSHARRLLDEEKRKRRTVEEQRNSLERQIAMARDLLFNDGGRNLNDETREKLQFLNNTTLNGRHSNIHVKDVHQNDKLNTIAELDSTGSILSDLSCFSKSEDDLDTSVIVQQSQKKREWKEHRPSGEYSAKKRRSTVQKVAELNSSDRIIATTTVVMPKEGPITASSVIEAMPADENADPQGPLHNSCKRHKSGDRSKSKVTPVNKNDVQTDAVPSAPKADILTSGSDSEGVFKPSPNIGGYTLNTKSARGHSFIAKTVIKPEVCTPCDKRIRFGKVALKCRDCRATAHTECKDLVPLPCVPTGNTPTLRGTSGTIADYTPMIPPMVPSLVVHCINEVELRGMGEQGLYRVNGGATEVKCLKEKFLKGKGAPNLSDVDIPTICSTLKDFLRSLREPLITVGLWADFVRATAITDKQDADAALYQAISELPQPNRDTLAFLILHLQRVSSSPECKMPISNLAKVFGPTLVGYSCQEPSPTSLLTETRNQVAIVENLLKIPSDYWANFVNPENLNNVTTHKTAELRHTPSTESLLKRSTSRGFFNTPLASRTFMKRNKKYFATPPSRAGF from the exons ATGACTACGTCGTTGTCATTATTGGCGAGCCACGATGAGGTGGTGCGATGCACGGATGTACTCGTAAATGGAGCCTGCGAAGAAG aatttttacaatttgCAATAAATCAAGAAGAAATGAGACAAAAATGGCTGGCATCGATACAAGAATGTCAGCGTCTTCATTCAGCTTTAGAAAAAGCTCATCAAGAAGCAGCAGATTTAGATCGTAAATTAAGTCATGCCAGACGACTTCTGGATGAGGAAAAACGAAAGAGGCGAACTGTTGAGGAACAAAGAAATTCATTG GAGAGGCAAATTGCTATGGCTAGGGATCTTTTATTTAATGACGGTGGAAGAAATTTAAATGACGAAACCAGAGAGAAGTtgcagtttttaaataatactacattGAATGGCCGTCACAGTAACATACATGTCAAAGATGTACACCAAAATGATAA attaaatacTATAGCGGAGCTGGACTCCACTGGTTCTATATTAAGCGACTTAAGTTGTTTCTCCAAGTCAGAAGATGATTTAGATACCAGTGTAATTGTTCAACAAAGTCAAAAGAAACGAGAATGGAAGGAACATAGACCTAGCGGTGAATATTCTGCAAAAAAACGTCGTAGCACAGTACAAAAGGTTGCAGAACTAAATTCATCTGACAGAATAATAGCTACAACTACTGTAGTTATGCCTAAAGAAGGTCCTATCACTGCATCTTCTGTAATCGAGGCAATGCCAGCAGATGAAAATGCAGATCCACAGGGTCCATTACATAACTCTTGCAAAAGGCACAAAAGTGGtgatcgcagtaaatcaaaagTAACACCTGTTAACAAAAACGATGTGCAAACAGATGCTGTA CCATCTGCACCAAAAGCTGATATTCTTACATCAGGATCAGACTCTGAGGGTGTTTTTAAACCTAGTCCAAATATAGGAGGATATACGTTAAATACAAAGTCTGCTAGAGGTCATAGTTTTATAGCTAAAACAGTAATTAAGCCAGAAGTTTGTACACCCTGTGATAAAAG AATTCGTTTTGGTAAAGTAGCTTTAAAGTGTAGAGATTGTAGAGCTACAGCTCACACAGAATGTAAAGATTTGGTCCCATTACCATGTGTGCCCACTGGAAATACACCTACTTTACGTGGCACTTCA GGAACTATAGCAGACTATACACCTATGATTCCACCAATGGTACCATCATTAGTGGTTCATTGTATCAATGAAGTGGAATTGAGAGGAATGGGCGAACAAGGTTTATATAGAGTAAATGGTGGTGCAACAGAAGTGAAATGCTTGAAAGAAAAGTTCCTTAAGGGTAAAGGTGCTCCTAATCTTTCTGATGTTGATATACCTACCATATGCTCTACCCTTAAAGATTTTCTAAG ATCTTTACGGGAGCCGTTAATTACTGTAGGATTATGGGCTGACTTTGTTCGTGCTACTGCTATTACTGATAAACAAGATGCTGATGCCGCTTTATATCAAGCAATTTCAGAATTACCTCAGCCTAATAGAGATACTCTTGCCTTCTTAATATTACACTTACAAAGAGTATCAAGTAGTCCTGAATGTAAAATGCCTATAAGTAATCTGGCCAAAGTTTTTGGGCCCACATTGGTAGGTTACAGTTGTCAGGAGCCATCACCAACTTCTTTACTTACAGAAACCAGAAATCAAGTTGCG ATAgttgaaaatttgttgaaaattccTTCTGATTATTGGGCAAATTTCGTTAATcctgaaaatttaaataatgttactACTCATAAAACAGCTGAATTAAGGCATACACCATCCACGGAATCTTTGCTTAAACGTAGTACTTCCCGCGGCTTCTTTAACACTCCACTTGCCTCTAG AACATTTatgaagagaaataaaaaatacttcgCAACACCACCCTCTAGAGCAGGTTTCTAA